CAAGAGGGCGACCATCTACTTTGACCCCGATTTGCATAAAGCGCTGCGGCTTAAAGCCGTAGAGACCAACCAATCCTTATCCGAACTTGTAAACGAAGCCGTCAGAGAGGCGCTCGCCGAGGATGCCGAAGATCTGGCTGCATTTGACGAAAGAGCGGAAGAGCCGGCGATTCCCTACGATGAAATGGTCACGAGGCTCAGAAAAGATGGCCGCATATAGCGTCTTTTTCAAGGAATCCGTTCAGAAGGATCTCGATGGCATCCCGAAAAAGGATCTAAGAAAAATCCTAACCCGCATCAAATCGCTCGCGGCGGACCCGCGGCCACCCGGGTGCGAAAAGCTAACGGGTCAGGACCGCTACCGACTGAGGCAAGGGCGATACCGCCTTGTATACTCAGTCCAAGACGAAAAGCGCTCAGTCACCGTGGTGAAAGTTGGGCACAGAAAAGACATCTATCGCTGAAAGCGAACAAGCAGTTGCACTGGATCGGCCCAAAAAGACGGGCCGCCCAGTGAACCGCGGCGTTAGCTGGACAAGTCTCGCCATGACGAACTCTTGAAGAGTAACTGCACCGGAGTATCATTCAGACGAATGTGCCACCCATCTTATCACTGTAAGGAAAAAAACATGCCTCGAAACCCCGTCGTGGATGAATTCATGGCAAGTCTCAACCACCCCTATAAAGCAGAGATGGAGCGGCTCCGTGAAATCATCTTGGGCGTTAACAGCAAAATCGAAGAAGCCATCAAGTGGAAGTGCCCCACCTTTATGTATCACGGGAACATCGCTTCAATTGTGGTGCGAACCAAGAGCCATGTGCAACTGATGTTTCACACCGGAGCGACTCCATGATGACACGGGCCTCTTGGAAGGCGACGGCCAACACGTGCGCTTTGCTCGCTTTCAGACGATAGCCGAGGTCAAGCAGAAACGCAAAGCCCTCGAGGCCGTGGTCAGGAAGTGGGTCAAGCTGAAATCTACATCGGTTTGACTTGACAGTTGGTCCACCCGACACGCGGTTGCAGCCGACCGGCTACCGCGCTGCGTTCTAAGTGATCTGGTGCTTGCTCGCATCTCTTGGAGGTACACTTGCCATCAGTCGTGCCCGGCCAACAATGTAGCGGTGAGGGTGTCGCCACTTGGCTGCCGTGTAGCCGGGCGCAACACGCCAGCGGCTGACCCGCAGGTCGTTTATGCGCTGATAGTAGCGTCACGCTCGAAGTGGTGATCAAATGAAGACCTATGTTGCGCTTTTCCGAGACATCAACGTTGGCGGGAAGAATACTGATTTCAGTCGTTCAGCGGCTTCCTATTCCACCACAACCAAAAACTTGATGACCGTTAGAAGGAGTTAATATGGTATCTCAAATCACTACTTTGCACTTGACATCTATGCATCAATTATGCATACTAATATGTATAAATGAGGTGATGGACTATGCGGACAACCTTAAATATAGAAGACAAGTTAATCGACAAGGCATCAAAACTAACCGGCATTAAGGAAAAAACACTCTTAGTAAAGCTTGGGCTGGAAGCCTTAATTGCACGAGAAAGCAGTAAAAGGCTTGCCAAGTTGGGCGGAACAGAAAAGAACCTGAAAATGACACCTCGCAGAAGGACGGCAGCGCAACAAAATGATCCTCGTTGATACCTCGGTGTGGGTGTCTCACCTGCGGGAGGGGAATCTTGACCTTGAAAAGTTATTGAATGATGGAGAAGTTTTAAGCCATTCCTTCATCATTGGTGAACTTGCCTGTGGGAATCTCAAGAATAGATCTGAAATCCTATCACTTCTTCGAGCACTACCTTTGGTGATCCAAGCAGAGCATGAAGAGGTTTTACAGTGCATCGAAAACAATCGACTGATGAGAAAGGGATTAGGATATATAGATATCCACCTAATTGCGTCGGCACAATTGTCGGGCGCAGCGATATGGACACTTGACAAAAAACTGGCTGAAGTTTCTGCAAAACTTGGTTTAGGTTTAATTAAGAAATAATCAGACAACAAAACTTTTTAGCAGACGACTCAAGCCGCCGCCGAATTCGGCAGTTATGCAGATCGAGAGGGAGGCGCCGCCATAACAGCTGACAGCTTGACCTTAATGAATTTGGCCGCTGAGGTACTCCTTTAAAGTCGCCGTGCCGTTTCCGCAAACCTTGCTGATATGGTTGAAAACCTGCCAAGCGGAACCGTAAACGTATATGCTTCGTGATGTGATGATTATCTGCATCGGTTCACCCCCCTTAATGCCGCACTTCTGAACGGCTTGTTCCACCTGATTCTAAAACGTTTAAAGGATTTTACGCGGGATACCCGGCCTTTATGCCCTGCGGCATATCGGGTTTCGGGTCGGCATACAATTTCGCAGGGACGATTGCGCCTGAAACTGACCTGGATTCGGACAGGCTGCGGGAGGGGTGTTCTTTGCGGCGTCCGTATTTTGTTCTCAAACGCCCCACCTACGCTTTCGGTGACCTGATGCGTGTTTTCCTGGTTTCTTCCTTAAGGCGTTGTTGGTTTCTATATATCCTGGCTCTAGTGATTTTTGCCGCGGGGTTTTCGTGGGGGGTACAAAGCGCTTTCCATCTTGACGGGAAAGAAGCCGCCGGACTGGAGGATTACGCAATCCGTCTGGTACAGTCCAACGCCGCGCACGACAGGAGCCCGGTTTTCCGCCAGGCTGCCGTGAGAAACGTGGTTCCCGTCATGGTTATCTACGTCGCGGGCCTTACCATGATTGCGGTACCGGTAGTGGCCGGCGTCTTGTTCCTGCGGGGCTACGCGCTCGGGTTTACGTCGGGTCTGCTTGTGCGTCAGAAAGGGGTCTACGGTCTGGGGCTGGTCCTCGCCGAGGTTTTCCCGCAAAACGTATTGATGCTGGTTGTACTTCTTATCGCCTCGGTTGCCTCCTTTTCATTTTTCTTGCTGCTCCTGCGGCGTTGGTTCGACCGGGAAACCGCTGTGTTCCCGTGGTTTCTGCGTTATACGGCGATGATGGCACTGATGGCGGCTATGGCCCTGGGAGCGGGGCTGGTTGAAGCATACCTCGTGCCCGGCATAGCGCAGGTTATCTTGCCTGCAATAGAGGAATGAGGGGGTTTGAAGAATGATTTTCGTGCTTCTTACGCGGTGGCAGCTGCTGAAGATGGTTAGGTTCCTTTTTCTGCTGGTACTCCTGGCCGCCTTGATCCTGGGTGTCTACGGCGTGGTGCGGACGGCGGAAGTGATGGCCAACCGCTCGCGCGAATCGCCCGGGCCGGAGAAGGCCGCCGCCGGTCAGACCCTGGACCGCGAACAGGCACCGGGGGCCCGTGACGAAAATGTTTTCGATAT
The Bacillota bacterium genome window above contains:
- a CDS encoding type II toxin-antitoxin system VapC family toxin; the encoded protein is MILVDTSVWVSHLREGNLDLEKLLNDGEVLSHSFIIGELACGNLKNRSEILSLLRALPLVIQAEHEEVLQCIENNRLMRKGLGYIDIHLIASAQLSGAAIWTLDKKLAEVSAKLGLGLIKK
- a CDS encoding CopG family transcriptional regulator → KRATIYFDPDLHKALRLKAVETNQSLSELVNEAVREALAEDAEDLAAFDERAEEPAIPYDEMVTRLRKDGRI
- a CDS encoding type II toxin-antitoxin system RelE/ParE family toxin, with the translated sequence MAAYSVFFKESVQKDLDGIPKKDLRKILTRIKSLAADPRPPGCEKLTGQDRYRLRQGRYRLVYSVQDEKRSVTVVKVGHRKDIYR
- a CDS encoding type II toxin-antitoxin system VapB family antitoxin, whose product is MRTTLNIEDKLIDKASKLTGIKEKTLLVKLGLEALIARESSKRLAKLGGTEKNLKMTPRRRTAAQQNDPR
- a CDS encoding DUF1801 domain-containing protein, yielding MPRNPVVDEFMASLNHPYKAEMERLREIILGVNSKIEEAIKWKCPTFMYHGNIASIVVRTKSHVQLMFHTGATP
- the spoIIM gene encoding stage II sporulation protein M: MRRPYFVLKRPTYAFGDLMRVFLVSSLRRCWFLYILALVIFAAGFSWGVQSAFHLDGKEAAGLEDYAIRLVQSNAAHDRSPVFRQAAVRNVVPVMVIYVAGLTMIAVPVVAGVLFLRGYALGFTSGLLVRQKGVYGLGLVLAEVFPQNVLMLVVLLIASVASFSFFLLLLRRWFDRETAVFPWFLRYTAMMALMAAMALGAGLVEAYLVPGIAQVILPAIEE